The Ralstonia pickettii DTP0602 genome segment CCGAAGGCCTCGACCATCTTGGGGTTCTCGGTGCCGGCGCGCAGGTAGGCGCCCAGCTTGGTCTTCTCAATCACGTACCAGGTGGCGAAGCACACCACCAGCGACGCCACCACGACCCACGCGCGGTAGTTGGGCAGGATCATGAAGCCCAGATCGGTCGCGCCCTGCAGCGCGTCCGGCGTCGAGTACGGCAGCCCCGACACGCCGTAGATCGAGCGGAAGATGCCCTCGATCACCAGCGTAATGCCCAGCGTCAGCAGCAGGCCATAGATATGGTCGAGCTTGTAGATCCAGCGCAGCATGGTCTTCTCGATCACCACGCCCAGCGCGGCAACGACCAGCGGCGACAGCAGCAGCATGATCCAGTAGTTCAGCCCGGCGTACTCCATGCCCATCCAGGCCAGTACCGCACCGAGCATGAACAGCGCGCCGTGCGCGAAATTGATAACGTTGAGCAGGCCGAAGATGACCGCGAGGCCCAGGCTCAGCATCGCATAGAAAGCGCCGTTGACCAGCCCCAGCAATAGCTGGGAGAGCATGGCAGGCAAGGGGATTCCGAAGATGTCCATGAGCATCGATTGCTGGTGGGGTCTCCCCTCTTCCGCGAGCGGGAGAGGGGTTGGGGGAGAGGGCCGGCGCGGAAGGGGCTACGAACTTCAACGATGGCGCCGGCATTGGTCACGCCGCGCCGCGTCTACCGGCGTCGCGCTCCGGCCGACGCCCGCCCTCTCCCCCTGCCCCTCTCCCGCAAGCGGGAGAGGGGAGCAAACCGTCGCAGGCCTGCTGCGTCTTACTTCTTCAACATCGCGCACTTCGAGTCGGCCACCGTGGTGAAGGCCTGATCGCCCGGGATGGTCGCCACCACCTTCAGGTAATCCCACGGCTTCTTCGATTCGGCTGCCGTCTTCACCTGCATCAGGTACATGTCGTGGATGCCGCGGCCGTCCTGGCGGATATAGCCTTTGGTGTAGAAGTCGTTGATCTTCATCTTCTTCAACTCGGCCATGACCTTGTCCGGGTCGTCGGTCTTGGCCGCTTCCACCGCCTTCAGGTAGGTGCTGGCCGCCGAGTAGTCCGCCGCCTGCAGGCTGCTCGGCATCTTCTTCATCTTGCCGAAGAAGCGGTTGGCGAACTTGCGGGTGTCGTCGTTCATGTCCCAGTACCAGCTGTCGGTCATCAGCAGGCCTTC includes the following:
- a CDS encoding ABC transporter permease (K01997: livH; branched-chain amino acid transport system permease protein), which encodes MLMDIFGIPLPAMLSQLLLGLVNGAFYAMLSLGLAVIFGLLNVINFAHGALFMLGAVLAWMGMEYAGLNYWIMLLLSPLVVAALGVVIEKTMLRWIYKLDHIYGLLLTLGITLVIEGIFRSIYGVSGLPYSTPDALQGATDLGFMILPNYRAWVVVASLVVCFATWYVIEKTKLGAYLRAGTENPKMVEAFGVNVPLMVTLTYGFGVALAAFAGVLAAPVIQISPLMGQNLIIIVFAVVVIGGMGSIMGSILTGLGLGVVEGLTKVFYPEASSTVVFFIMVIVLLLRPAGLFGKEK